The region GGCCTCAAGCTTTTGCTCTGGTACTCGGAGATGCAGCGCAACCTTAAGCGCTTCGATGCCGCTGCTGAAGATCTTCGTGTCGGCAAGCTCTCCGGTGCCGTCGGAACCTTCGGCCATCTGAAGCCCGAGCACGAAGAGGCCATCTGCGCCGAACTGGGCCTCACACCCGCCGACATTGCCACGCAGGTCCTGCAGCGCGATCGCCACGCTGCCTATATCTCTACCCTTGCCGTGCTCGCCAGTACGCTCGACAAGATTGCCACCGAGATTCGTCACCTGCAGCGCACCGAGGTCCGCGAGGCCGAGGAGTTCTTCTCCGAGAAGCAGAAGGGGTCAAGCGCCATGCCGCACAAGCGCAACCCCATCACCAGTGAGCAGATCTCCGGCCTGGCCCGCGTCATGCGAGCCAACGCCCAGACAGCGCTCGAAAACGTCGCCTTGTGGCATGAGCGCGATATCTCGCACTCGTCGGCGGAGCGGGTCATCTTCCCCGACTCCACCATCGTCGCCGACTATCTGCTCGCAAAGACTACGAACCTGATCGACAAGCTGCTGGTCTACCCGGCCCGCATGCGCAAAAATCTCGAATCTACCGGAGGCCTCGTCTTCTCCGGCCAGCTTCTGCTCGATCTCGCTGAATCCGGCATGAGCCGCGAAGACGCCTACCGTCTCGTACAGGGTCACGCCATGAACTCCTGGAAGAACGACCTCGTCTTCCGTGACGAGATCGCCAAAGTTCCCGAGATTACGGCGCGCCTCTCGTCAGAGAAGCTGGCTCGCGCCTTCGACTAC is a window of Edaphobacter sp. 12200R-103 DNA encoding:
- the purB gene encoding adenylosuccinate lyase, which translates into the protein MIPRYTRPAMGRIWSDENKYRCWLTVETAASQALARFGLVPQEAADAIRDKGNFTVERINAIEAEVKHDVIAFTTTVAEHIGNPEHSRWLHYGLTSTDVVDTAQALQIREASAIIREGIVSFAEVLKRRALEFKNTPIIGRTHGIHAEPSTFGLKLLLWYSEMQRNLKRFDAAAEDLRVGKLSGAVGTFGHLKPEHEEAICAELGLTPADIATQVLQRDRHAAYISTLAVLASTLDKIATEIRHLQRTEVREAEEFFSEKQKGSSAMPHKRNPITSEQISGLARVMRANAQTALENVALWHERDISHSSAERVIFPDSTIVADYLLAKTTNLIDKLLVYPARMRKNLESTGGLVFSGQLLLDLAESGMSREDAYRLVQGHAMNSWKNDLVFRDEIAKVPEITARLSSEKLARAFDYNRQLANVDAIFERVLKN